The following are encoded together in the Coleofasciculus sp. FACHB-T130 genome:
- a CDS encoding GAF domain-containing protein: protein MKTPSDPQSDTTKANIKRRLRGRKTGVSHQPPPLKLIPNQQDLNGSQNLEQKVENKGKEQLEQTEQDQLNPPSPQLNLSKSPTLRSQLLRTILPVVLAPLAIAGIVSWGMTNYQASGRTETKLWNDAMLSSNLAGVKVKDALISSSLAENSLTIDVARAANFDELAVPLEHVGLSNTEKIQILAPASKAVISTITSNGAIAQKEVLGGDAVLQTATALLAELEVQKANFGENATLGKKPSYVATTGQLQGLTIVPYVRQEGQLVLSTSFDRDGRKYSLAAVPGIDLVSVTSIELSEIAAAGNEHGLIFVLIFLSLGAVGAGIVVSLARRWSAPLKELTGTSEQVAAGNLDAYVEPRGTTETQTLAVSFNNLVARVKDLLSKQEVEGKRLQLCADIATSARESLDIHEVFKKAVQGTQQILNAERVFIYRFNPDWSGYVVAEAVAPGLPTCMKIKVADTYFTSSKVGVELYRKGRVFVIDDIYKANLTPCHIELYERLKIKANVITPLISGDKLLGLMCTQQCSNPRTWQQSEVDFCTQVSTQLGLAIDRIGYLQKREVEAKQQEVEAKRLQLCADIATSARESLDVKEIFEKAVQGTQQILKAERVFLYRFNPDWSGDIVAESIAPGWPSCLKMTVTDTYFTDSPAGVERYRNGRVFVINDIYKANLTGCHIELYERLKIKANVITPIVSGDKLLGLLCTQQCSNARNWQQYEVDFCSQLSTQVGLALDRISFLEQKEAEAKQQEVEAKRIQLCADIATSARESLDVKEVFEKAVVGAQQILNAERVFLYRFNPDWSGDVVAESVMPGWPSCLKMTVTDTYFTDSNVGVERYRNGRVFVINDIYQSGLTYCHVELYERLRIRANVITPIVSGDKLLGLLCTQQCSNPRNWQQYEVDFCSQLSTQVGLALDRISFLEQKETEAKQQEVEAKRIQLCADIATSARELLDVKEVFEKAVVGAQQILNAERVFLYRFNSDWSGDVVAEAVTTGLPSCLKMTVTDTYFTDSNVGVEKYRKGRVFVINDIYQANLTGCHIELYERLKIKANVITPIVSGDKLLGLMCTQQCSTPRTWQQYEVDFCSQLSTQIGLALDRISFLKQKEAEAKQREVEANLTQLFADIANSARESLDVKEVFEKAVIGAQQILNAERVFLYRFNPDWSGNVVAEAVTPGLPTCMNMKVADTYFTDSEAGVELYRKGRVFVIDDIYQANLAPCHVELYERLKIKANVITPIVSGDKLLGLMCTQQCSTPRTWQQSEVAICTQLSTQVGLAIDRISYLEQKEAQATRSQLLSMITLRIRESLKLEDILNTAVEEVRRAFKTDRLIVYRFDANWDGTVIAESVATGWMPTQGVKVEDTCLKETQGGSYNKGRIRAIEDIYQAGLNECHIKMLERFQVKANLVVPIVVDNELFGLMIAHQCSGTRIWQKGEIDLFTQLTTQVGIALNQATLLEQIQTLLAAQEEATRQQSANAEQQRSAKEALQKRALELLLEVDPVSKGDLTIRAQVTEDEIGTIADSYNATIGSLRKIVSQVQTAAKQVAATTSSNEVSVQELSAEALRQSEEILAALDRIQEMSTSIRAVAANAEQAEAAVQQATQIVKEGDAAMNRTVDGILAIRETVAETSKKVKRLGESSQKISKVVNLIGTFAAQTNLLALNASIEAARAGEEGRGFAVVADEVRSLARQSAAATAEIEKLVAGIQAETNEVVAAMEAGTEQVVTGTKLVDETRQSLNKITTASAQISALVEAIAQAAVVQSKASDAVTKTMTDVAAIATKTSTGATDVSASFKELLALAQELQANVGRFKVS from the coding sequence ATGAAGACGCCTTCCGATCCTCAATCAGATACAACAAAAGCCAATATTAAGCGTCGTCTCCGGGGTCGCAAGACAGGTGTTAGCCATCAACCCCCTCCTCTTAAGCTCATTCCGAACCAACAAGATTTAAACGGATCTCAAAATCTTGAACAAAAGGTAGAGAACAAGGGAAAAGAGCAGCTAGAGCAAACAGAGCAAGACCAGCTTAACCCGCCGTCTCCACAATTGAATCTATCTAAAAGTCCCACGCTCCGCAGCCAATTGTTGAGGACAATCTTACCTGTGGTACTAGCACCGCTAGCGATCGCAGGTATTGTGAGCTGGGGGATGACGAATTATCAAGCATCTGGGCGCACCGAGACGAAATTATGGAATGACGCGATGCTTTCCTCCAACTTGGCTGGCGTAAAGGTCAAGGATGCTTTGATTTCGTCGTCTTTGGCAGAAAATTCCTTAACTATTGATGTTGCGCGTGCTGCTAACTTTGACGAACTAGCGGTGCCGTTGGAGCATGTAGGACTGAGTAACACTGAAAAAATTCAGATTTTGGCTCCGGCAAGCAAAGCCGTTATTAGTACCATTACATCTAATGGCGCGATCGCGCAGAAAGAAGTGTTGGGTGGCGATGCGGTTTTACAAACAGCCACCGCTCTGTTAGCCGAACTAGAAGTACAAAAGGCTAATTTTGGGGAAAACGCCACCCTAGGGAAAAAACCAAGCTACGTTGCCACTACAGGTCAACTCCAGGGACTTACCATTGTCCCTTACGTTCGCCAAGAGGGACAATTAGTTCTGAGTACTTCATTCGATCGGGACGGCAGAAAGTATAGCCTTGCCGCAGTTCCTGGCATCGATTTGGTCAGTGTCACCTCAATTGAACTTTCGGAAATTGCTGCCGCAGGAAATGAGCATGGGCTAATTTTTGTCCTAATTTTTCTTTCCTTGGGAGCCGTAGGTGCAGGCATTGTGGTGAGTTTAGCACGCCGCTGGTCTGCTCCTTTGAAAGAATTGACGGGTACATCAGAGCAGGTTGCTGCCGGAAATTTGGATGCCTACGTTGAACCTCGCGGGACTACTGAAACCCAAACTCTAGCTGTCAGCTTCAATAACTTAGTGGCACGAGTTAAAGACTTATTAAGCAAGCAAGAAGTTGAAGGCAAGCGATTACAACTATGTGCCGATATTGCTACCAGTGCCAGAGAATCTCTCGATATCCATGAAGTCTTCAAGAAAGCAGTTCAAGGCACGCAACAAATCCTGAATGCAGAACGAGTATTTATCTATCGCTTCAATCCAGACTGGAGTGGCTATGTTGTTGCCGAAGCGGTAGCGCCCGGATTGCCGACCTGCATGAAAATCAAGGTAGCTGATACCTACTTCACCTCTTCCAAGGTGGGAGTAGAACTCTATCGGAAGGGCCGCGTTTTTGTCATTGATGACATCTATAAAGCCAATCTCACACCTTGCCACATTGAGTTGTACGAGCGATTAAAAATCAAAGCCAATGTAATTACCCCGCTGATTAGCGGCGACAAACTACTCGGCTTGATGTGTACGCAGCAGTGTTCTAATCCTCGGACTTGGCAGCAGTCTGAAGTCGATTTCTGTACCCAGGTGTCCACTCAATTAGGGCTAGCCATAGATCGGATTGGCTATTTGCAAAAGCGGGAAGTTGAAGCTAAACAACAAGAAGTTGAAGCCAAGCGATTACAGTTGTGTGCCGATATTGCCACCAGCGCTAGAGAATCGTTAGATGTCAAAGAAATTTTCGAGAAAGCCGTTCAAGGAACTCAACAAATCCTCAAAGCAGAACGGGTGTTTTTGTATCGCTTCAATCCAGACTGGAGTGGAGATATCGTCGCGGAATCTATTGCTCCAGGTTGGCCTTCCTGCTTAAAAATGACCGTCACGGATACCTACTTCACCGACTCTCCAGCGGGGGTAGAACGATACCGCAATGGTCGCGTGTTTGTCATCAATGACATCTACAAAGCCAATCTTACGGGTTGCCACATTGAGTTGTATGAGCGATTAAAAATCAAAGCCAATGTGATTACCCCGATTGTCAGCGGTGATAAACTATTAGGTTTGCTGTGTACGCAGCAGTGTTCAAATGCTCGGAATTGGCAGCAGTATGAAGTCGATTTTTGTTCGCAGTTGTCTACTCAAGTCGGCTTAGCTCTGGACCGAATCAGTTTCTTAGAACAGAAGGAAGCTGAAGCAAAACAGCAAGAAGTTGAAGCTAAGCGCATTCAACTGTGTGCCGATATTGCTACTAGCGCTCGTGAATCTCTCGATGTCAAGGAAGTATTTGAAAAAGCCGTTGTTGGCGCTCAACAAATCCTGAATGCGGAACGGGTGTTTTTATATCGCTTCAACCCAGATTGGAGTGGGGATGTAGTTGCTGAATCAGTAATGCCGGGTTGGCCTTCCTGTCTGAAAATGACTGTTACCGATACTTACTTCACCGACTCGAATGTGGGGGTAGAAAGATATCGCAATGGTCGCGTATTTGTCATTAATGATATTTATCAATCTGGTTTGACTTATTGCCACGTTGAGTTGTATGAGCGATTAAGAATTAGAGCCAATGTGATTACCCCGATTGTCAGCGGTGATAAACTATTAGGCTTGCTGTGTACGCAACAGTGTTCAAATCCTCGGAATTGGCAGCAGTATGAAGTAGACTTTTGCTCGCAGTTATCTACTCAAGTCGGCTTAGCTCTAGACCGAATCAGTTTCCTAGAACAGAAAGAAACTGAAGCAAAACAGCAAGAAGTTGAAGCTAAGCGCATTCAACTGTGTGCTGATATTGCTACTAGCGCTCGTGAGTTGCTAGATGTCAAGGAAGTATTTGAAAAAGCCGTTGTTGGCGCTCAACAAATCCTGAATGCAGAACGAGTGTTTTTGTATCGCTTTAACTCGGATTGGAGTGGAGATGTTGTTGCGGAAGCGGTGACAACTGGCTTACCTTCGTGCCTGAAAATGACCGTGACCGATACTTACTTCACCGACTCGAATGTGGGTGTAGAAAAGTATCGCAAGGGTCGCGTATTTGTCATTAATGACATCTATCAAGCCAATCTTACAGGTTGTCACATTGAGCTGTACGAGCGATTAAAAATCAAAGCCAATGTAATCACCCCAATTGTCAGCGGTGACAAACTATTAGGCTTGATGTGTACGCAGCAGTGTTCTACTCCTCGGACTTGGCAGCAGTATGAAGTAGATTTTTGCTCGCAGTTATCTACTCAAATCGGCTTAGCTTTAGACCGAATCAGTTTCCTCAAACAGAAGGAAGCGGAAGCCAAACAGCGAGAAGTCGAAGCCAATTTGACACAATTGTTTGCAGATATTGCCAACAGCGCTCGTGAATCTCTCGATGTCAAAGAGGTTTTCGAGAAAGCAGTAATTGGCGCTCAACAAATCCTGAATGCGGAACGGGTGTTTTTGTATCGCTTTAACCCGGACTGGAGTGGGAATGTAGTTGCGGAAGCGGTGACGCCCGGATTACCGACCTGCATGAACATGAAAGTAGCAGATACCTATTTCACCGACTCAGAGGCGGGGGTAGAGTTGTACCGCAAAGGTCGCGTGTTTGTTATCGATGACATTTATCAAGCGAATCTCGCCCCTTGTCACGTTGAGTTGTACGAGCGATTAAAAATCAAAGCCAATGTGATCACCCCGATTGTTAGCGGTGACAAACTACTGGGCTTAATGTGTACCCAGCAGTGTTCAACCCCTCGGACTTGGCAGCAGTCTGAAGTCGCTATCTGCACGCAGTTGTCCACTCAAGTTGGTTTGGCGATAGACCGCATCAGCTATCTGGAACAGAAAGAAGCTCAAGCCACGCGATCGCAACTTTTGTCGATGATTACTCTCCGCATTCGGGAATCTCTGAAGCTGGAAGACATTCTGAATACAGCGGTCGAAGAGGTGCGACGCGCATTTAAAACAGATCGCTTAATCGTCTATCGCTTCGATGCGAACTGGGATGGGACGGTAATTGCAGAATCTGTAGCGACGGGTTGGATGCCCACTCAAGGAGTCAAAGTTGAAGATACCTGCTTGAAAGAGACGCAGGGGGGAAGCTACAACAAAGGGCGCATTCGTGCGATTGAGGATATTTATCAAGCGGGTCTGAACGAGTGTCACATTAAAATGTTGGAGCGCTTTCAAGTCAAAGCCAACTTGGTCGTGCCCATCGTAGTAGATAACGAGCTATTCGGCTTGATGATTGCTCATCAATGTTCGGGGACTCGCATTTGGCAGAAGGGTGAAATCGATTTGTTCACCCAGTTGACAACTCAAGTGGGTATTGCCCTCAACCAAGCGACGCTGCTGGAACAGATTCAAACTTTGCTGGCGGCGCAAGAGGAAGCGACCCGCCAACAATCTGCAAATGCCGAACAGCAAAGGTCAGCCAAGGAAGCCCTGCAAAAACGAGCGCTGGAACTGCTGCTGGAAGTCGATCCTGTCAGTAAAGGAGACCTCACCATTCGGGCGCAGGTGACTGAGGATGAAATTGGCACGATTGCTGACTCCTACAATGCCACGATCGGTAGCTTACGGAAAATTGTTAGCCAGGTGCAAACCGCCGCCAAACAAGTGGCAGCAACCACCAGCAGCAATGAAGTCTCTGTTCAAGAGCTATCGGCAGAAGCTTTACGGCAATCAGAGGAAATTTTAGCTGCTCTGGATCGAATTCAGGAAATGTCCACCTCGATTCGAGCGGTTGCTGCCAATGCCGAACAAGCGGAAGCTGCGGTTCAACAAGCGACGCAGATTGTGAAGGAGGGTGACGCTGCCATGAACCGCACGGTGGACGGGATTCTAGCGATTCGGGAAACTGTCGCAGAAACCTCTAAAAAAGTCAAGCGTTTGGGCGAATCTTCGCAAAAGATTTCCAAAGTGGTGAACCTAATTGGCACCTTTGCCGCTCAAACGAACTTGTTGGCGCTCAATGCTTCAATTGAGGCGGCACGCGCTGGGGAAGAGGGTCGAGGCTTCGCCGTCGTTGCGGATGAAGTGCGATCGCTAGCGCGGCAATCGGCGGCAGCAACGGCGGAAATCGAAAAGCTGGTTGCAGGCATTCAAGCAGAAACTAATGAGGTGGTAGCGGCGATGGAAGCGGGCACCGAGCAGGTCGTTACAGGGACGAAACTGGTGGATGAAACCCGCCAAAGCCTGAACAAAATTACAACTGCCAGCGCCCAGATCAGCGCCTTGGTGGAAGCGATCGCCCAAGCGGCTGTCGTGCAATCCAAAGCTTCCGATGCAGTCACCAAAACCATGACCGATGTGGCAGCGATCGCCACTAAAACCTCAACGGGAGCCACCGATGTATCGGCATCCTTTAAGGAATTGCTAGCGTTGGCGCAAGAACTGCAAGCAAACGTGGGTCGATTTAAAGTTAGCTAA
- a CDS encoding response regulator, with protein sequence MHTALIVEDTLTERETFASCLRRGGLNVLTANTGEEALEKISSHKPDVIILDVVLPGRSGFELCRELKADAETSKIPVVMCSTKSTDMDKFWGMKQGADAYIPKPVDQEELLRTVNQLIKG encoded by the coding sequence ATGCATACTGCTTTAATCGTTGAAGATACCCTAACGGAAAGGGAAACTTTTGCTAGCTGCTTGCGACGAGGTGGGTTAAATGTTTTAACAGCCAATACTGGAGAAGAAGCCTTAGAAAAAATCAGTAGCCATAAACCTGATGTGATCATTTTAGACGTTGTATTGCCCGGTCGTAGCGGCTTTGAGCTCTGCCGCGAACTCAAAGCAGATGCAGAAACCAGCAAAATTCCAGTCGTGATGTGTTCCACCAAAAGCACTGATATGGATAAATTTTGGGGCATGAAACAAGGAGCAGATGCCTACATTCCAAAACCAGTCGATCAAGAGGAACTACTGCGTACTGTTAATCAATTAATTAAAGGTTAG
- a CDS encoding chemotaxis protein CheW produces MESEFLSGNKALIQQFEIPTAEHKAVVGEQFLRFHLFPDITALFPMHQMTEVLTIPVGQIVPIPHMPPWVMGVYNWRGEILWIADLGHLVGLTPLYLQAINRSTYTVIVIHGEQQILGKQRTGSQIIGKKMLGLVVNRVEDIESCDPDLIQSPPQSSVTPELVPFLRGYWLKSNGEILVVLEGESIMAGMPKPEV; encoded by the coding sequence ATGGAATCTGAATTTTTGTCTGGAAACAAAGCTTTAATTCAACAATTTGAAATCCCAACCGCAGAACATAAAGCAGTCGTGGGAGAGCAATTTTTGCGGTTTCATCTTTTTCCGGACATTACCGCACTATTCCCCATGCACCAAATGACAGAGGTGCTGACAATTCCAGTTGGTCAGATTGTCCCCATTCCTCATATGCCACCTTGGGTGATGGGAGTTTATAACTGGCGTGGTGAGATTTTATGGATTGCGGATCTCGGTCATTTGGTAGGGCTGACTCCCTTATACTTACAGGCAATTAACCGATCAACTTACACAGTCATTGTGATTCATGGGGAACAGCAAATCCTTGGTAAACAGCGAACTGGTAGCCAAATCATAGGAAAAAAGATGCTGGGATTGGTAGTGAATCGAGTCGAAGACATCGAAAGCTGCGATCCAGATTTAATTCAATCTCCTCCACAATCATCTGTCACCCCGGAATTGGTGCCATTTTTACGGGGATATTGGCTGAAATCAAATGGTGAAATACTGGTGGTTCTAGAGGGAGAATCCATCATGGCTGGAATGCCTAAGCCAGAAGTTTGA